The genomic stretch GCGCCACTTGCCACTATCAAAAGATCACAGCTCCCGTCGGCGGCCACGAGAGACGACGCGGCGGTCGCGTCCCTCGTGGGCCAGCTCGAGCCCAACGTCGACcaagacgaggaagaggaggacctgTACCTACCCGACGACGCACCATCGCTCCGTCGCCGCGGAGCGCGGAGGCACGATGACGAGCTTGCCTCGCGGTGGCGCGAGATCCACGGGTGCGACGACTGGGCGGGGCTCCTGGACCCGATGGACCCGCTGCTCCGGTCGGAGCTGATCCGGTACGGCGAGCTGGCGCAGGCCTGCTACGACGCGTTCGACTACGACCTGTCCTCCCGGTACTGCGGCAGCTGCAAGTACCCTCGCCGCGCCTTCTTCGACCGGCTGGGCATGCCGGAGGCCGCGCGCGGGTACGCCGTGACCCGGTACCTGTACGCGACGTCCAACTTCCGGTTCCCGAGCTTCTCCTTCTCCGACAAGCGGTCCCGCGCGGACGCCAAGGTGTGGAGCCAGCGCGCGACCTGGATCGGGTACGTGGCGGTGTCGACCGACGAGGAGTCGGCGCGGCTGGGGCGGCGCGACGTGGTCATCGCGTGGCGCGGCACCATCACGCGGCTGGAGTGGGTGTCGGACCTGATGGACTTCCTCCGGCCGGTGGCCGACGAGGGCATCCCGTGCCCGGACCGCGAGGTGAAGGTGGAGTCCGGGTTCGTGGACCTGTACACGGACAAGGACCCCTCCTGCCGCTTCTGCAAGTACTCGGCCCGCGAGCAGGTGCTCCTGGAGGTGCGCAAGCTCGTCGGCCACTACACCGCGCTGGGCGAGGAGGTGAGCGTGTCCGTCACCGGCCACAGCCTCGGCAGCTCGCTCGCCGTGCTCAGCGCCTACGACATCGCCGAGTCCGGCGCCAACCTGGTCTCCGGCGACGGCAGGAGGGCGGCGGTGTGCGTGTACTCGTTCTCGGGCCCCAGGGTGGGGAACGGGCGGTTCCGGGAGCGGTTCGAGGGGGAGCTCGGGGTGAAGGCGCTGCGGGTGGTGAACGTGCACGACAACGTGCCGCGGATGCCGGGGCTGTTCCTG from Lolium rigidum isolate FL_2022 chromosome 4, APGP_CSIRO_Lrig_0.1, whole genome shotgun sequence encodes the following:
- the LOC124647931 gene encoding phospholipase A1-Igamma1, chloroplastic-like, with the protein product MARVSCRDVSPQLSSLPHRGTAANTSHAKISFRRAQSLCAPLATIKRSQLPSAATRDDAAVASLVGQLEPNVDQDEEEEDLYLPDDAPSLRRRGARRHDDELASRWREIHGCDDWAGLLDPMDPLLRSELIRYGELAQACYDAFDYDLSSRYCGSCKYPRRAFFDRLGMPEAARGYAVTRYLYATSNFRFPSFSFSDKRSRADAKVWSQRATWIGYVAVSTDEESARLGRRDVVIAWRGTITRLEWVSDLMDFLRPVADEGIPCPDREVKVESGFVDLYTDKDPSCRFCKYSAREQVLLEVRKLVGHYTALGEEVSVSVTGHSLGSSLAVLSAYDIAESGANLVSGDGRRAAVCVYSFSGPRVGNGRFRERFEGELGVKALRVVNVHDNVPRMPGLFLNEGVPEMVRRVAEGLRMPWCYSHVGVELALDHKRSPFLKDTLDPGCSHNLEAHLHLLDGYHGSGERFVLASGRDPALVNKASDFLKDHHCVPPFWRQDENKGMVRAPDGRWIQPDRRGHLDDDHHHDGHGGNDDDKHRKHHGHFRLFG